From the genome of candidate division KSB1 bacterium:
CGCCGTGGACGCTGATTTCCAACGTCGCACTCGCCCTGCATCCCCATGTCTTTTATGTCAAGGTGCGGCATCGCGGCGAGCAGCTCATCCTCGCCGAGCCCCGCCTGGAAGTGCTCGACGGCGAGTATGAGATTCTCGAACGCCAGCCGGGCCGGGCGCTGGCCGGCATCGCCTACCAGCCGTTGTTCCGCTTTCTGCACAGCCCGAAACGCTCGCATTACACCGTGCTGGCCGATTTTGTGACCACCACCGACGGCAGCGGCATCGTGCATTTGGCCCCCGCCTTCGGCCAGGACGATTATCAAGCCGGCGTGCAGTATGATTTGCCGTTCTTCCAGCCGATCGACAAGAGCGGCCGCTTCACCAGCGAGGTCACGCCCTGGCAGGGCCGGTTCTTCAAAGACGCCGATCCCGAAATCATTGCGACACTGCAGCAGCAGGGCCGGCTCTACAAGGTTGAAACCTACCGCCACAGCTATCCGCATTGCTGGCGCGACGACACGCCGCTGATCTATTATGCCAGGGAATCGTGGTACATCCGCACCACCCGTTTCAAGGATCGCTTCGTCGAATTGAACCGGCAAATCAAATGGTATCCACCGGAGGTGGGCGCGGGCCGCTTTGGCGAGTGGCTGGCCAACAATGTCGACTGGGCCCTGTCACGCGACCGCTTCTGGGGAACCCCGCTGCCGATCTGGCTGGATGAAGACGGCGCGGCGCACTGCGTCGGCTCGGTGCAGGAGCTCGCCGAGCTGAGCGGCCGCGATCTCTCCGGGCTCGATCTGCACCGCCCCCATGTCGATGACATCACCTTCCGCAACCCCAAGAACGGCAAACTCATGCGCCGCACGCCGGAGGTGATCGATGTCTGGTTCGACAGCGGCGCCATGCCGGTGGCGCAGTGGCACTACCCCTTCGAGAACCGCGAGCTTTTCGCACGCAATTTCCCCGCGGATTTCATCAGCGAGGCCATTGACCAGACGCGCGGCTGGTTTTACTCGCTGCTCGCCATCGCGGCGATGCTGTTCGACAAACCCTGCTTCAAGAACTGCGTCGTGCTCGAGATGGTGCTCGACAAGGACGGCAAGAAGATGTCGAAATCGCGCGGCAACGTCGTCGATCCCTTCGAAGTGATCAACCGCCACGGCGCCGATGCCGTGCGCTGGTATCTGATGACCGTGAATCCGCCGTGGCAAACCACCCGTTTCGACGTCAAGGGGGTCGAGGAAACGGTCAGCCGGTTCTTCGGCACACTGCTCAACACTTATGTGTTTTTCGCAATGTATGCCAACCTCGACCAGTATGTTTATCCGCCCTCGCCGCCGCCGGTAAGCGAGCGCCCCGAGATCGACCGCTGGTTGATTTCCACCCTCAACCGGCTGGTGGCACGGGTGGGGGAGAATTTCAACGCCTTCGAGGTGACGCGCGGCGGCCGTGCCATCGCCGATTTTGTGGTTGACGATCTTTCCAACTGGTACGTGCGCCGCTGCCGGCGCCGCTTTTGGAAATCCGGCATGGCGCAGGACAAGCACGCCGCGTTTGCCACGCTCTACGAAGCGTTGCTCACCGTTTGCAAGCTGGCCGCGCCGCTGGCGCCCTTCCTCAGCGAGGCCATCTATCGCCGTCTGCTCGCGCCGCAGCGGGAGGGCCGCGAGAGCGTGCATCTCTGCGATTTTCCCGCCAGCACGGACGCCGCGTTTCATTTTCGCCAACCCGAGCTGGAAAATCAGATGGAAGCCGTGCGGGCGGTGGTGAATGCCGGCCGGGCGCTGCGCGCCGAGCGCAATCTCAAAATCCGGCAGCCGCTCCGCCGCCTTTTCGTGGTCGCCGATGACGACGCCAGGCGTGCCGCGCTCACCACGGGCGCGCAGCTCATTCAGGATGAATTGAATGTCAAGGCGGTTGTCGTGGTTGCCAGCGCAGACGAGCTGACCGCGGTCAAGCCGGAACCGGTGTTCAAATCGCTCGGCCCGAAGTTTGGCAAGCTCGCCAACCAGGTCGCGGCGGCCATTCGCGCGCTGACGCCCGCACAACTAGACGTCCTGGCAGCGCACGGCCGCGTCGAGCTCGAGCTGGAGCAGCAAAAAATTGCCCTGACCCCGGAAGATGTCCGCCTGGTGCGGCAGCAATCCGAAGGACTGGTGGTGGGCAGTTCGGGCGGCTGGACTGTCGCGCTCGATACCGTTTTGAGCGAGGAATTGATCACCGAAGGTCTGGCGCGCGATTTTGTCAATCGCGTGCAAAACATGCGAAAGCAGGCCGGTTTCAACGTGGTGGATCGCATTCATATCCGCTACCAAGGTTCACCCCGTCTGCACCAGGCCATTCAGAAAATGGCGGATTACATTAAGCAGGAGACCCTGGCCGAACAACTGGAACCGGCGGCTGCCGGCGAGCATCTCGCCCATGTCGAAACCTGGAGTGTGGGCGAGGAGCAGGTTGTGCTCAGCGTTGCCCGCCGCTGAGCGTGCCGGCTGCCGGCGCAGGAATGAGGAAACCGGCAGGGTACATTTTCTGGTCAATGTGTTGTCGCTGTTCGGTTGCTGTGATCAGCAATCCAAACTTCCCGTGTCAGTGCCGGGGCCGCCACCTTACACGGCCGGGAAGGTCCAAACCGCAGGAGGGCGTTCATGAAATCTCAAGACCTGCAGTATTTCAAGCGGCTGCTGTTGGAGCGGCGCAGCGAGTTGCTGAAAGAGCTGGATCATTTCAAGAACGGGCAGGGCGCCACCACCATCAAGGACGCCTCGGGAGAAAACACCTCCTATGCCTTTCACATGGCGGATCAGGCCACCGACAACATGGAACGGGAGAAAGCCTACTACTTCGCCACCCGGGAAGGCCGCCTGCTTTATCATATCGATCAAGCGCTCGAGCGTGTGGAAGATGGCACCTACGGCCTGTGCCACAATTGCAACCAGCCGATTGCCCGGGAACGGCTGGAGGCCGTGCCGCATGCGCGGTTGTGCATAAGCTGTAAAATGAAAGAGGAAAGCGGCGTCTCTCTCGATTGAGGGCCGGGGGCGCCGCGCCGCGTTCGTCAGGCCGCTGCCGCCCCCGCACAGGATGGTCATCAACCGAACAAAGGCTGGCATGAACATATTGCAAGGCATGGGCGTGCTGTTGATCTCGGCGGTCATCGTGGCGCTCGATCAAATCACCAAGCTCATCGTGAAATCCCGCTTCTTTCTGGAAGAGAGCATGCCCGTGCTGGGTGACGTGCTGCGCTTCACCTACATCGAGAATCCCGGCATGGCCTTCGGCATCCGCTTCGGGGGCCGGTATTTCTTCACGGTTTTTTCCGCGCTGGCCACGCTCGTGATCCTGGTCTATTTGTACCGCATTCGCCGCGAGCGGCTGCCCGCGCGGCTGTCGCTTGCGCTGATTCTGGGCGGTGCAATCGGCAATCTCATCGACCGTTTTGCCTACGGTCAGGTCATCGATTTCATCGATGTCGGCCTCGACACGCTGCGCTGGCCGGTGTTCAACCTCGCGGACAGCGCGGTGTCCATTGGCATGGTGATGCTCGTGCTCCTGGTGTTTTTCGAGAAAGAAAAAGCCGGGGTCGCGCCCGCGGAGGTCCCTTCCTTTCCCAAAACCAAACCTTCGCCCAGCGAGGAACACGACAACTGGCAGGAGGCGCGCCCGCCCTCCGCCTGAGGGCTACGCTGAACCCCAATCTGCACCTGCGTTCGCATCGTGTCCACCCCCCGCTTTCAAATCCTCACCGTGGATCCGCATCAGCGCCGCCTGCGGCTGGACAAATATCTCGCCAACCAGGTGGCCGACCTGACGCGCTCACGGTTGCAGCAACTGATTGCCGCCGGTGAGATCACAGTCAACGGCCGGCCTGTCAAAGCCAGCCATCCGGTGGCACCCGGGGAAGTGATTCAAATCAACATTCCGCCCAAAGCGCCGGCCGAGCTGGTGCCGCAGAACATCCCGCTGCGCATCGTCTACGAAGATGCCCATCTCATCGTGATTGACAAGCCGGCGGGCTTGGTGGTGCATCCGGCTTATGGCCATGCCGACGGCACCCTGGCCAATGCCGTGTTGTATCACTTTCAGGAAGTTTCAAAAGTGGGGGGGAGTGAACGGCCCGGCATCGTGCACCGGCTGGACAAGGACACTTCCGGGCTGCTGGTGGTCGCGCGCGATGATCGCACGCATGCGGCGCTGGCTGCACAATTCAAGGAGAAGACGACGCAGCGCGAATATCTCGCGGTGGTGTGGGGCACGCCCTCCCCCGCGCGCGGCTGCATCGAGAGCTATCTGACCCGCAGCACCAAAGACCGGCGCAAAGTCACGGTCAGCAGGGAGCACGGCAAGTGGGCAGTCACTCATTATGCAGTGATCGAGCGCTTTCCCCGCCACAGCCTCCTGCGCCTGCGCCTGGAGACCGGCCGCACGCATCAGATTCGCGTGCATCTCAGCCATCGCGGCCATCCGGTTTTCGGTGATCCCACCTATCACGGCCGCACCAGCCAGCTCCGCGGCTTGAAGCAGGCGGAAACGCGTTTCCTCACAGAGTTGCTGGCGCATTTTCCCCGCCAGGCCCTGCACGCACACACCCTGGGCTTCGTTCACCCCGTCACCGGCGAAAGGATTTTTCTGCAAAGTGAATTGCCGGCGGACATGCAGGCATTGTTGCAGGCTCTGCGCACCACCACTCTGCGTTAGTCCTGGTGGCGGTGGGCGGGTGGCGGAGGAACGGCCGGGGCATAACCCCGCAGCTCATCATACTTCGTCACCTGCGCGGCAGTGAGAATTTTCCTAATTTCCACATGCGCCTGCAAATGGGCCAGCCGCAGTTCCCCCTGCAAGGTGGCGATCCCGGTGACCAGCGCGTGCAACTGTTGTGCGGTGATCGTTTGCGTCGCGAACAGGCTGTCCAGCGCCTGGTCGCTGGCGAGAATCATCGCGCCCAGCCGCACGGCACGCGCATGCATGTGGTCGTATGCCCGCTGCGCCTGTGCCAATTGCGTGGCGGAAAGCCCGAGCTGCCGGGCCAGCTCCAGCACGTGTTTCGGCCCGGGGTAGTGGTTCAACTCCGCAGCTTTGGCCAAACCCATGCCGTGCCCCTCCCGATAGCCCTGGATTTCCGCCGGCGAAAGTGCTTTCAAGCTGCGCAGATGCTGGCCGGCGTATGGCGAAGACGTCTGGTGCTGTGCCCCTGCCATCCACGGTGCCAGCAGCGCGCACCAAAACAGCAGAGAGATTTTGTTCAAGGTTGCTCTTGGCAGTTTATTCGAGCCGGGCGGGCGCGGCGGTTCCGTTGCACGCGCGCCTGCCCGGTATTGTTTGTGCTTGTTCTCAGTTCACAGGATTGCCGTCTTTGTCCAGCAAAATTGGATCGCCCAAGCCCAACTGCTTGAGACCCTCCAGTTGCGTGGCGGCATCGCCGACGACGAGATAAATCATGCGCTCGGGATCGATGTATTGCCGCGCCAGCGCCTGGTGCCGCGCCGGGCTCATCTCCGCCAGCATCTTTTCCCGTTGCTTGATGTAGTCGAAGGGCAGGCCATAGAGCGCGATTTGATCGAGCATGCCGCGCAGCGCGCCCAGGGTTTCGAAACGCAGGGCATTGGCATTCAGCAGGGCGTTCCTGGTGAAGGCGAAATCCTCCTGTGAGATGCCCTGGCGATACTTCGCCATCTCATCTTTGAAGATTTGCACCGACTCCTGTGTGGCGTTGGAGCGCACGCCGGCGGAGGCGACAAACGGACCGGGAACCAGGCTGCCCAGGAATGC
Proteins encoded in this window:
- a CDS encoding TraR/DksA C4-type zinc finger protein codes for the protein MKSQDLQYFKRLLLERRSELLKELDHFKNGQGATTIKDASGENTSYAFHMADQATDNMEREKAYYFATREGRLLYHIDQALERVEDGTYGLCHNCNQPIARERLEAVPHARLCISCKMKEESGVSLD
- the lspA gene encoding signal peptidase II — encoded protein: MNILQGMGVLLISAVIVALDQITKLIVKSRFFLEESMPVLGDVLRFTYIENPGMAFGIRFGGRYFFTVFSALATLVILVYLYRIRRERLPARLSLALILGGAIGNLIDRFAYGQVIDFIDVGLDTLRWPVFNLADSAVSIGMVMLVLLVFFEKEKAGVAPAEVPSFPKTKPSPSEEHDNWQEARPPSA
- a CDS encoding RluA family pseudouridine synthase, whose protein sequence is MSTPRFQILTVDPHQRRLRLDKYLANQVADLTRSRLQQLIAAGEITVNGRPVKASHPVAPGEVIQINIPPKAPAELVPQNIPLRIVYEDAHLIVIDKPAGLVVHPAYGHADGTLANAVLYHFQEVSKVGGSERPGIVHRLDKDTSGLLVVARDDRTHAALAAQFKEKTTQREYLAVVWGTPSPARGCIESYLTRSTKDRRKVTVSREHGKWAVTHYAVIERFPRHSLLRLRLETGRTHQIRVHLSHRGHPVFGDPTYHGRTSQLRGLKQAETRFLTELLAHFPRQALHAHTLGFVHPVTGERIFLQSELPADMQALLQALRTTTLR
- the ileS gene encoding isoleucine--tRNA ligase — translated: MYKPFPQELNLPAIEEEVLQFWQQADIFRKSISSRPADRPFVFYEGPPTANGRPGIHHVLARTMKDFGCRFKTMQGYRVERKAGWDTHGLPVEIEVEKQLKFTKKDQILSYGIDKFNARCRESVWTYKQMWDQLTTRMGYWVDLEHPYITYENQYIESVWWLLKQLWERDLLYRGHKIVPYCPRCETPLSSHEVAQGYDDVDDPSVFVKMPLQQDPATCFLVWTTTPWTLISNVALALHPHVFYVKVRHRGEQLILAEPRLEVLDGEYEILERQPGRALAGIAYQPLFRFLHSPKRSHYTVLADFVTTTDGSGIVHLAPAFGQDDYQAGVQYDLPFFQPIDKSGRFTSEVTPWQGRFFKDADPEIIATLQQQGRLYKVETYRHSYPHCWRDDTPLIYYARESWYIRTTRFKDRFVELNRQIKWYPPEVGAGRFGEWLANNVDWALSRDRFWGTPLPIWLDEDGAAHCVGSVQELAELSGRDLSGLDLHRPHVDDITFRNPKNGKLMRRTPEVIDVWFDSGAMPVAQWHYPFENRELFARNFPADFISEAIDQTRGWFYSLLAIAAMLFDKPCFKNCVVLEMVLDKDGKKMSKSRGNVVDPFEVINRHGADAVRWYLMTVNPPWQTTRFDVKGVEETVSRFFGTLLNTYVFFAMYANLDQYVYPPSPPPVSERPEIDRWLISTLNRLVARVGENFNAFEVTRGGRAIADFVVDDLSNWYVRRCRRRFWKSGMAQDKHAAFATLYEALLTVCKLAAPLAPFLSEAIYRRLLAPQREGRESVHLCDFPASTDAAFHFRQPELENQMEAVRAVVNAGRALRAERNLKIRQPLRRLFVVADDDARRAALTTGAQLIQDELNVKAVVVVASADELTAVKPEPVFKSLGPKFGKLANQVAAAIRALTPAQLDVLAAHGRVELELEQQKIALTPEDVRLVRQQSEGLVVGSSGGWTVALDTVLSEELITEGLARDFVNRVQNMRKQAGFNVVDRIHIRYQGSPRLHQAIQKMADYIKQETLAEQLEPAAAGEHLAHVETWSVGEEQVVLSVARR